The following are encoded in a window of Roseimaritima ulvae genomic DNA:
- a CDS encoding hydroxymethylphosphonate dioxygenase — protein sequence MNTKVDTSLAESLEQAETAKEFVEVLFEYMMRQGQSCYDESVTQLQHALQAAFLARTNQATDQQVAAALLHDIGHFVMDEQDPHSDYAQEDWCHEEVGADLLEPFFPAEIIDAIRQHVPAKRYLCAIDEAYHDGLSPASKNSLALQGGKFTAQEAAEFANHPHHSTIVLVRRWDDGAKVEGWEVPGLEAYRETVMACLRTD from the coding sequence ATGAATACGAAAGTGGACACGTCCCTGGCAGAATCGCTCGAACAGGCGGAGACGGCAAAGGAGTTCGTGGAGGTGCTGTTTGAGTATATGATGCGACAGGGGCAGAGCTGCTACGACGAATCAGTAACCCAGCTGCAGCACGCATTGCAGGCAGCGTTTCTGGCCCGCACAAATCAGGCCACCGACCAACAGGTGGCCGCGGCATTGCTGCACGATATCGGTCACTTCGTGATGGACGAGCAGGATCCACACAGCGATTATGCGCAGGAAGATTGGTGCCACGAAGAAGTCGGGGCGGACTTGTTAGAGCCGTTTTTTCCCGCCGAGATTATCGATGCCATTCGTCAGCATGTGCCAGCGAAGAGGTATCTGTGTGCGATCGACGAAGCCTATCACGACGGATTGTCGCCCGCGTCCAAGAATAGCCTGGCCCTGCAAGGTGGCAAATTCACTGCGCAAGAAGCCGCTGAATTCGCAAACCATCCGCATCACTCCACCATCGTGCTCGTCCGCCGCTGGGACGATGGCGCCAAGGTCGAAGGCTGGGAAGTTCCCGGACTGGAAGCCTATCGGGAAACGGTGATGGCTTGCCTGCGAACCGACTAA
- a CDS encoding BBP7 family outer membrane beta-barrel protein — translation MHSPPQHFGVTVQIKQLTWIFGLAIVASATLATAADQPRRRAPQKDERVARATWQPVRAAQHVDAPLPPATNGPESLPAGEIVLGPVNDGDVIYQDGGLYAGEEIYHDGLYGGPLGCDAIGGDGSCDAIGCGRPGCSDCGPGPVACGWRPCVTLCAPRDGWVSFEYLLWFQDGMDLPPLVTSSPDGTVRADAGVLGTTGVDVLYGDDEILTESLNGGRLRVGLWLDACHSWGVEGEYFSTSTESDSFSQTSPQGGTILARPFFNVLTGAEDSELVSFPDVVGGTVSVNADTQLQGAGVSFRRLLACGDGCGDTIFCNLPQQYTHRLDGLIGYRWLELQDTLSMNEALVSTDGTFNITDRFRTRSQFNGIDFGGSYRRTRGWWTLDLLAKLAIGTTRETVTISGSTITTETGAAATTAEGGLLAQRTNIGTYNRDRFAVVPELGAKLGYQLTENLHATVGYTFIYWSNVVRAGDQVSTDVNPNLLPPEVDPFVGAERPAFAYRDSDYWVHGISFGGEYRW, via the coding sequence TTGCATTCACCCCCCCAGCACTTCGGTGTCACCGTGCAGATCAAACAACTCACTTGGATTTTTGGCTTGGCCATCGTCGCTTCGGCGACGCTCGCGACGGCTGCCGATCAGCCTCGTCGTCGCGCTCCGCAAAAAGACGAACGCGTCGCTCGAGCGACCTGGCAACCCGTTCGCGCCGCCCAACACGTCGACGCTCCCCTGCCTCCAGCGACCAACGGTCCCGAATCTTTGCCGGCCGGCGAGATCGTCCTGGGCCCCGTCAACGACGGCGACGTCATCTACCAGGATGGTGGGCTCTATGCGGGCGAAGAGATTTATCACGATGGGCTATACGGTGGCCCGCTGGGATGTGACGCCATCGGCGGCGACGGATCTTGCGACGCGATCGGCTGTGGTCGGCCGGGTTGCTCCGATTGCGGCCCCGGTCCGGTGGCTTGTGGTTGGCGGCCTTGCGTCACCCTGTGTGCCCCCCGCGACGGTTGGGTCTCATTCGAGTACCTGCTGTGGTTCCAAGACGGCATGGACTTGCCGCCGTTGGTCACCAGCAGCCCCGACGGCACGGTGCGAGCCGACGCAGGTGTGTTGGGCACCACGGGCGTGGACGTGTTGTACGGCGACGATGAAATCTTGACCGAATCGCTCAACGGCGGCCGGTTGCGTGTGGGGCTATGGCTCGACGCTTGTCACTCCTGGGGTGTGGAAGGTGAATACTTTTCCACCAGCACCGAATCGGACTCTTTTTCGCAAACCAGCCCTCAAGGCGGAACCATCCTGGCTCGCCCGTTCTTCAACGTGTTGACCGGAGCCGAGGATTCTGAATTGGTATCGTTCCCCGACGTGGTCGGTGGCACCGTCTCGGTCAACGCCGATACGCAGTTGCAGGGAGCGGGCGTCAGCTTTCGCCGCCTGCTGGCCTGTGGTGACGGCTGTGGCGACACGATCTTCTGCAATCTGCCTCAACAATATACTCATCGTCTGGACGGCTTGATCGGCTATCGCTGGTTGGAACTGCAGGACACGCTGAGCATGAACGAAGCGTTGGTCAGCACCGACGGAACTTTTAATATCACCGACCGCTTCCGCACCCGGAGTCAGTTCAATGGTATCGACTTCGGCGGTAGTTATCGCCGCACCCGCGGCTGGTGGACGCTGGACCTGTTGGCGAAATTGGCCATCGGTACCACTCGTGAAACCGTCACCATCAGCGGTTCGACGATCACCACGGAAACCGGTGCCGCTGCCACCACGGCCGAAGGCGGTCTGTTGGCGCAACGCACGAACATCGGTACCTATAACCGCGACCGCTTTGCCGTGGTGCCGGAACTGGGTGCCAAGCTGGGCTATCAATTGACGGAAAACCTACACGCCACGGTGGGCTACACGTTTATCTACTGGTCGAACGTGGTTCGGGCGGGAGATCAAGTCAGCACCGATGTGAATCCCAACCTGCTGCCTCCGGAAGTGGATCCCTTTGTGGGAGCGGAGCGGCCCGCGTTTGCTTACCGGGACTCCGACTACTGGGTCCACGGAATCAGCTTTGGCGGGGAATATCGCTGGTAA
- a CDS encoding COG1361 S-layer family protein: protein MVLSRLFHRLNPRNRKQQPQRRRLQLERLAKRELLAADLGVITGTVYTDLAGDDSVNSIVNTSGATVADPVLENVDVTLYLDDGTNPGVLDVGAGADTLVGTDTTGADGVFRFEGLSPGQYLLVQTAVAGLISNTDPVVVTVTDDDGEEVQSIDDFSSGDQSLSVADDTQPPDVSSVAGSMIGGERDMQLTNQNGGDPITLIVDTGSTQLTLASPLGVTANGLVQYDGIDGSITLDATGLNSADLVQGTEGTGLLLGVFGDLAGGTLNVRIYTDADNASETTVNVPVDVAIQELFVQFSDFTTLGGATGPADFTDVGAIEAELQGVASLDARISVLSSIAPVEVTQNLANYEPLTLGDTVFRDNDDNGVQDAGEPGITGVDVNLYLDADASGDLDTGTDTFIGTTTTIAGGAYSFTNLEPGTYLVQIPTTEFAAGQALFGYTSSAGNDPAPDPDDNVDEDDNGTLQGALGVVSSAITLVSQGEPIDDGDADPSTNLTLDFGFVPEADLMVAKELLTATPTAGEEASFRITVTNNGDLVANNLVIEDAIPAGLVFNRIENASAGLDAPTVSGTTVTATATSLAVGASLSFDIIVDIPASTTGNAIVNTATVTADEKDSVPGNNSDTAAVPITVDTDLRIQKDADLTTVASGGTLTYTMVVTNDGPSDATGVIVTDTLPADVTFSSGNVEGDGAAVTANNGVITADVGDLADGESKTITIVVDVAPNAEDTLTNTATVSNVPDTDNNPDNDTDTAVTDVNRQVDVGITKTASADPVAGELMTYTFLVENNGTGDARGVTVTDTLPANLSFDSFAAGTSGATLDQTGQDLTFTIGDLAAGASASFTIDVLIDASVADDATISNTAVVDTTDIDTNTDNDSSTVPVTVEREVDLSVTKDDNVDTGVPGQAITYTIVAQNNGPSDASGVQIIDTLPAAFTVTAVNQGNTTFVSANGVITFTVGDLAAGASETVTITGTIDSSATNELVNSVEVDGNETETDNTDNEVDEQTPLVPAFDLVLSKTGLTEIAPGGNLTYTITVSNASGPSDATGLVITDTLPAGTTFVSGSINGQAATESNGVVTFDAGTLAAGDSVSATLTVTVDAGATGTLSNTATVSAAENEAVTSNNTDTADTDLVPDVDLTVGKTVTLDDAQVGAELTYTITVTNDGTSTATSVTATDTLPAGLTFVSGTGPDGALSATGQTIDVSIGTLAAGASETFTIIASIDADASGDLVNSVTVATPLTEVDATNNTAQATTTVDPVLSTIAGVVYVDSNNNGVQDAGEAGIADVTMTLTGTDTLGNTISRTVTTGSDGAYLFDQLPAGTYTLTQTDPDQFLDGQDSAGTIDGVASGATVGNDEISNILLGSDVDAVMFNFGELNQPFSKRRFLASTT from the coding sequence ATGGTTCTCAGTCGTTTGTTCCATCGCCTCAACCCTCGCAATCGCAAGCAGCAACCGCAACGTCGCCGTCTGCAACTGGAGCGGCTGGCGAAACGTGAACTGTTGGCAGCCGACCTGGGCGTAATCACGGGCACCGTATACACCGATTTGGCCGGCGACGACAGCGTCAACTCGATCGTCAACACCAGCGGCGCGACGGTTGCCGACCCGGTATTGGAAAACGTCGACGTGACACTGTACCTGGACGACGGAACGAACCCCGGAGTCCTGGATGTCGGTGCCGGCGCCGACACCCTGGTGGGTACCGATACCACGGGCGCCGACGGGGTGTTCCGCTTCGAGGGACTCTCGCCAGGACAATACTTACTCGTTCAAACCGCCGTCGCGGGCTTGATTTCCAACACCGATCCGGTGGTCGTCACGGTCACCGATGACGATGGCGAAGAAGTCCAGAGCATCGACGACTTTTCCAGCGGTGATCAAAGTCTGTCAGTCGCCGACGATACTCAACCGCCAGATGTCAGTTCCGTCGCCGGCAGCATGATTGGCGGCGAGCGTGATATGCAGCTGACCAATCAAAACGGCGGCGATCCGATCACGCTGATCGTCGACACCGGCAGCACGCAATTAACCTTGGCCAGTCCTCTGGGAGTGACCGCCAACGGACTCGTCCAATACGACGGGATCGACGGTTCGATCACGCTGGACGCCACGGGCTTAAACTCAGCCGACCTGGTACAGGGCACCGAGGGCACCGGTTTACTGTTGGGCGTGTTCGGCGACTTGGCAGGCGGCACACTCAATGTGCGGATCTACACCGACGCCGACAACGCTTCCGAAACGACGGTCAATGTTCCGGTCGATGTGGCCATTCAAGAGCTGTTTGTACAGTTCTCCGATTTCACGACCTTGGGTGGCGCAACCGGCCCGGCGGACTTTACCGACGTCGGAGCCATCGAAGCGGAACTGCAAGGCGTGGCCTCGCTGGATGCTCGGATTAGCGTGTTGAGTTCGATCGCGCCGGTGGAAGTCACCCAGAACCTGGCGAACTACGAACCGCTGACACTGGGCGACACGGTGTTCCGCGACAACGACGACAATGGCGTGCAGGACGCGGGCGAACCGGGCATCACCGGAGTCGACGTGAACTTGTACCTGGACGCCGACGCCAGCGGCGACCTGGACACCGGTACCGATACCTTTATCGGCACCACCACCACGATCGCCGGCGGCGCGTACAGCTTTACCAATCTGGAACCGGGCACCTACCTGGTGCAGATTCCTACCACCGAATTCGCCGCGGGCCAAGCGCTGTTTGGGTATACCAGCAGCGCCGGCAACGATCCCGCTCCGGACCCCGACGACAACGTCGACGAAGACGACAACGGCACCCTGCAAGGCGCCCTGGGCGTGGTCTCCTCCGCCATCACCTTGGTTTCGCAAGGCGAACCGATCGATGACGGCGACGCCGACCCGAGCACCAATCTGACGCTCGACTTTGGCTTTGTGCCCGAAGCGGATTTGATGGTCGCAAAAGAGCTGTTGACCGCCACTCCGACCGCCGGCGAAGAAGCCAGTTTCCGGATTACGGTAACCAACAACGGAGACCTGGTCGCAAACAACTTGGTGATCGAAGACGCGATTCCCGCGGGTCTCGTCTTCAACCGCATCGAAAACGCATCGGCGGGCCTCGATGCCCCCACCGTTTCGGGCACCACCGTCACGGCCACCGCCACCAGCCTGGCGGTGGGAGCTTCGCTGTCGTTTGATATCATCGTCGACATCCCCGCTTCCACTACCGGCAACGCGATCGTCAACACGGCGACCGTGACGGCCGACGAAAAAGACTCGGTCCCGGGCAACAACAGCGACACCGCGGCGGTTCCGATCACCGTGGATACCGACCTGCGGATCCAAAAAGATGCCGACCTGACAACCGTGGCTAGCGGCGGCACGCTGACCTATACCATGGTCGTCACCAACGACGGCCCCAGTGACGCGACAGGCGTGATCGTCACCGACACGCTGCCAGCCGACGTGACCTTTTCCTCCGGTAACGTTGAAGGAGACGGCGCCGCCGTGACGGCCAACAACGGCGTGATCACCGCGGATGTCGGAGACCTTGCCGATGGTGAGTCGAAAACGATCACGATCGTGGTCGATGTCGCTCCCAACGCGGAGGACACGTTGACCAACACCGCGACCGTCAGCAATGTCCCGGACACCGACAACAACCCCGATAACGATACCGATACCGCGGTCACCGATGTCAATCGTCAAGTGGACGTGGGGATCACCAAGACCGCCAGCGCCGATCCGGTTGCCGGCGAGCTGATGACATATACGTTCTTGGTGGAAAACAATGGCACCGGCGACGCTCGCGGCGTGACCGTTACCGACACCCTGCCCGCCAACTTGAGCTTTGACTCGTTTGCGGCGGGAACCTCTGGCGCCACCCTGGATCAAACCGGGCAAGACCTGACCTTCACGATCGGCGATTTGGCAGCCGGGGCTTCGGCCAGCTTCACCATCGACGTGCTGATCGATGCTTCCGTGGCCGACGACGCGACCATTTCCAACACGGCGGTTGTCGATACTACGGACATCGATACCAACACCGACAATGACTCCTCCACCGTCCCGGTGACCGTGGAGCGAGAGGTTGATTTGAGTGTCACGAAAGACGACAACGTGGATACCGGAGTGCCCGGGCAAGCGATCACCTACACGATCGTGGCTCAGAACAATGGTCCCAGTGACGCCAGCGGTGTGCAGATCATCGATACCCTGCCGGCCGCCTTTACGGTCACGGCCGTCAACCAAGGCAACACGACGTTCGTCAGCGCCAACGGGGTGATCACGTTTACCGTCGGCGATTTGGCTGCCGGCGCCAGCGAAACCGTCACCATCACCGGCACTATCGATTCGTCGGCGACCAATGAGTTGGTCAACTCGGTCGAGGTGGACGGCAACGAAACGGAAACCGACAACACCGACAACGAAGTCGATGAGCAGACCCCGCTGGTGCCTGCGTTTGACTTGGTGCTGAGCAAAACCGGTTTGACCGAAATCGCTCCCGGTGGGAACTTGACGTATACCATCACCGTTTCCAATGCCTCCGGACCCAGCGACGCTACCGGGCTGGTGATCACCGATACCTTGCCGGCCGGAACGACCTTTGTCAGCGGCAGCATCAATGGACAGGCGGCAACGGAAAGTAACGGCGTGGTCACCTTCGACGCCGGAACTCTGGCCGCCGGCGATAGCGTGTCCGCCACGCTGACCGTGACCGTGGACGCCGGCGCAACCGGAACGCTCTCGAATACCGCCACCGTATCGGCCGCGGAAAACGAAGCCGTCACCAGCAACAACACCGACACGGCGGATACTGATCTGGTTCCCGACGTGGACTTGACCGTGGGCAAAACGGTCACCCTGGACGATGCCCAAGTCGGCGCGGAATTGACCTACACGATCACTGTCACCAACGACGGCACCTCGACAGCCACCTCGGTGACCGCCACCGATACACTGCCCGCCGGACTGACCTTTGTCAGCGGCACCGGGCCCGACGGCGCCCTGTCGGCCACCGGTCAGACCATCGACGTCAGCATCGGCACGCTGGCTGCCGGCGCATCGGAAACCTTTACGATCATCGCCAGCATCGACGCCGATGCCTCGGGCGACTTGGTCAACAGCGTGACCGTGGCCACACCGCTGACCGAAGTCGACGCGACCAACAACACCGCCCAAGCCACCACCACGGTCGACCCCGTGCTGTCGACCATCGCGGGTGTGGTGTATGTCGACAGTAACAACAACGGAGTTCAGGACGCGGGGGAAGCCGGCATCGCCGACGTCACGATGACACTGACCGGTACCGACACGCTGGGCAACACCATTTCCCGCACGGTGACCACCGGCAGCGATGGCGCGTACCTGTTTGACCAATTGCCGGCGGGAACCTATACGCTCACCCAAACCGATCCCGATCAGTTTTTGGATGGTCAGGACTCCGCCGGAACCATCGATGGAGTGGCTTCGGGTGCAACGGTCGGCAACGACGAAATCTCCAACATCCTGCTCGGCTCTGACGTGGATGCCGTGATGTTCAACTTCGGAGAACTGAATCAACCCTTCTCCAAACGCCGTTTCCTGGCGTCAACGACCTAG